CAACAAAAAACTATACATCTTGATCCTTGATAGTTGACCATCCTCTTACAATAGGAAAATCTATGAATACTGACGATTGGAGATGATCAATATGACACTGAGATGATCATTTTacctaacaaaaaaatatttagtacaTTTCCTACTACAAATACAAATCAGCCTAGTTAAATGGCCAAGACGAGATCGAAACGAGACAACTAAGGGCTACCCCTCGCCCTACGCCCTTGGGTAAACTAACCCCTAATGTCGTCTGCCTCCGCGGTCCACATCTGTCAATTTTTCAGCTGTGGTGCGGCGTCGTTCTCTGGagaagattaaattaaaaatacatctaAACAAAGTGGTTTTCAgtgttaaaaaatctaatcCAGTGGTTGGTGAACTTGTGATATTGTCACCCACCGGTGGTGAAATTTGTAGCGGTTATCAAGTGGCAGATGACTGTTAAATTTGGTGTTACAGTGAGTGGACAAAAGGACATGTAAGGAAACTGAAATAAATCATGAATACTGCTGgggaacaaaatttaaaaacgagaAAATGCCTCAAAGTGTAACTTTTGATCGTAATTAAGTCTATTTATAGAGCCCCTAAATGAAAACCTCATCAAACCCCAAAAGGTGCGGTTTTCcatttccaaagaaaaaacattaccTTTGAGCTGAGTGAATTTTTAAGTGTATCAATTAcgttttgttaattaatattaattgatCATGAAATCATATGAATGCGATTCCTCCTCTGAAAGTGAGGACACATCTCACGCCATCTCGCGGAGCGTGACGCAGCCGCCTCAATGGTTGAGGGGAAATTCGATCGGAACAAATTGGGGATGGCAGGGGATGCCTGTAAGTAGTTTCagatttaaaagtttattcaataatattattgtcgCCTACCAAGATTTGTCATGAACtttgtgtgtgtgttttttaagtcaaattcTTTAGTTTAAAATAACATTCCACTGGAACTCTTTAAAAGgaagtttttgatttaaagttATGAGATAAAAACTGTCTCTTTAAGGGCCAGATTATTGATATGCTGTGAATCTTAACTCCAAATTAATTCCCatagaaacattgaaatagaATCTGGATATTAGTTTGTTTCCATGGAAACACATTTGATATTAAAGTTAAGAGCGCAGTAATCGTAGTGGAGgctgttaataattaataataaaattttagtgtATTTTGAATCGTCGCGTTCATGGAGGCTAACTAGCAGTTAACAAATTGTGAAGTActaacaattaaaattaaatatttaatcacaCTGTATATCCAAAAACCTTTGTCGAGCTacctgtttaaaattttctagatCTATTATCATTCTTAtctatcattattattattattattatcactattactgttattattattattgttattatttattattatactttattaagtttattaatatgAGTGAAATGTGAGCTATGAGTGTTTAACGAATAACATCTAACCAACATACTTAATTTATAGGGAAGTTCATCCGGTCCAAGTTCCTCAGCAGCTATGGAACCTACACCGAACTATTCCCCATTTCCTGGAGTAAATTCTCAAGAGGAACCTCATGTACCGGGTAGGAGAACACCATTGGGAACAGTGAGTTTAGGAGGATTTTATTTCCCAGGATGCCAGCAGAGCATGACCACGGCCCACGGACCCCCGTCTGATGAAAATAATCCAGATCCGGAATGTTCTTTGCAGAATAATGGCAGGTAGGAGGATTGAAGTATTTATTCACCCCTAAATAGTCAGTATCCAGAATTcgtaaaatagttatttacctaacaagcGCGGAAAGCGATTTTTTACCGCACGCTCTTTAGACGAGGGTTCCTTATGTTGGAAAGGGCTTTTTTGCTCTATTTTGGGATATACAGCATGGTTTACTCTAATGAAcgataaatataaacaattttgttcATATCTTGAAAATCTCATCTCGATATCTCGTTTTTTACATTCACAtcctaaatataataattttcgattACCAATTTGTGAATAGATTTGTATTTTCAGGTCTTTAGAATCCAGAAGTGGAAACTCAGGGTCAAATTCAAAGGGCAAAGGTCGACAGGGAAAATCAGTTCGACTCAATATAAACGCAAGAGAACGAAGAAGAATGCACGATCTAAATGACGCTTTGGACGAACTAAGGGCGGTTATACCTTATGCGCACTCTCCGTCCGTCAGAAAACTGTCCAAAATTGCCACCCTCCTGTTGGCGAAAAACTATATTCTCATGCAAGCAAATGCTTTGGAGGAAATGAAGAGACTTATCGCTTATCTACAAGGTAAATCGTATTTTGTTACAATCAAGGGAAAAACACACTTTTACGCTTCCAAAAGAGAGCgcaaaaattggattttatgAGGAATTTTAGTTTACCGCAAAGTATTTTCTCGGTCGCTGTATGTAGTAATTGATATATAGAATATAGGTGTTGGGTTGCTGAGAGTTAGCTCATTGATTTTATTATGAGGAGACATTTATTCAATGgctatttaacattttcattttgacgaaatgaaaaatcttatttaaaatttcgtaaaaaaaattaatttaggaaTTCTGATGTCCACTTGGCATCTCATGGCTTTTCTCGTCGAGTTATAAAATATCCCTTTGTGCCCTTAATACTAACTATTTTGCAttaatctttttatttatcttgCTCTAGGTTCTAATGCAGCAGCAGCTGGTGGAGCAATAGTTGCACCTCCAGGTTTCGATTTACAAGGTTTTCCTGCAGCGGCTAAATTTTTACAGCAGCAACAGGCATTGCAATCGGAAAATATCCGAAGAAACGAAGGCAATAATGGAGGGCCTAGTGGAGGAGTGTGAAAAGAGAAATTTGTACTAATTTGTATAATGAACTTTTTAGTTAAATAGCTTGATAATTTTATGGGGTTAAAATATGAAGAGACAAACCTTGGATCTAACAAACTTAAAGTTCTTGTCAATAGGAGTCACTGGAAAACTTAGTTTTTTCGTctataattattcattttttgattaatttcatAACATGCTCGTTATTGGCCTAACACAAGTAAACTGtaatactttgtttttttgattgCAATTGCAGATGCAGTTCGGTCGGCAAGCGAATGtggtaaaaacattttagcgcgtgttaaacaaaatatttcctacGAGTGCATGTGTGTAAATTTTACTGTCTTTTGTAACTTCAGTTTAATATTAGCGTGCGATAACATATTTCCAGGTACACATGCAgtaaaacgttttattgcaTACATGTAAATAATCATTGCTTgacaaaatgaagaaatttttaacactatCACTTGCCCCTTTGATTTGGgtgtgataaaaatatttaccgcACACGGTGCAACTTTCAATTAGCAAATGTCTGCTGTAAAACTATTTCGCCATCGGCTTGTAGTAAAACAGATTTTCCAAGGTTTAAGggtaaaatctaattttttagttaaatttaattaaacgagTTGACTCCATCTGTTCCAATATCCAAATTTCTAGGCTGTGTAGATACATGAGAACACAGACCTTTCACagatttcgaattttttttcaacctCAATTTTGCGTAATTCAACAACTAAAACTTACAGTTCTAGATAACCTTTATAACGATGTCATTCTTCAGTCAAATAAAATGCGAATATACAGCATGTTCAGCTTTTTTGTAGTTGGATTTTACCAACTTTGCAAAGTCAAAGAGGGAAAAGGTCAATCTAATCTATTGATATGTAGATAAAACAAACTgtaaatttaactaatttcaGAATTGCATTTCTCTAGAACTCTAgaacagtttttcaaatattttacctaaaatttttactgcAAACCGAACTGAATTTTCAGATTATTATGGATCACTTTCGATTTATATAGACTCAGCCTAATTTATCGGGCTACGTACAGTCAATTTTGCAATAAGGCTATATAGAACTAAAAATATCAAGGTGCCGTTCTTGGcaatattaattcaattttcggatttttcgTTATGTCTAGTTACCCGAACTTAGAGATATGTCGACCACGTCCCAAATTTTCCCATCGAGCAGGTCTATTTTATGACCCTGGATCGCAagttattttaacattattgcCGGGCGAAATTCATCAGTTGGAATTAGTCTAAATAGGATGGTCATCAATTAATAATCAATGAAAAGGCCCCTGATAAGTCTAAAATTATAGAGTTTGtcaaagaaattgaaatttagataCCGACAGtaaaaacgcaattttttacaaaaattatgtagATAAGAAACTAAATGTTTAAACATAAGCAATACTTGGTGTGATGATATTATGTAACTTCCTAGTCAATTGAGAATACAACCTTatatttattctatttttaagaTGTGCACCCTAAAAATGATAACTGATCGCTGCATGTGGGAAAACTAAAAAGGACAAAATGTTGTGTGTATGTCGAGGACAATTTAagcagaaatgttaaatggTTTCGGATATACAGTGTCAACCGaaataaacttatattttaaGGCACAATAGAAATGCAATAActaattatttatcaaataataGTGTAAATGAGTCAAATTGTCTATAGACTGAATTCAGTTATCCATGAGCTATTATACCTGGTGTTTTATAagaatatggaaaaaattcagAGACCGAATCTAtggataattttaagaaaaaaagttcttatgaACACTGGTCTGTTTTCACTTCCTGTCTGAAGTAGAGAgtgataaacattttttttctcataaaaacGGTTAACGTGTTGAAAAACATTCAAGAGACCCtgttttcacagaaatatttattattaaatttcagaaaaatatcattattaaaaaaacagtggcgtatcatACTTTTCGTTTAAATTGTTCATGATTCACCTTGTAATCAAACACGAAGTAAAAACGGTCTCATATTAATACGaacttttttcacaaattcaccctttgaattttttatatactatTATGAAATATCCTGTTAATCCGCCTCCCCCTTCCTTCttcctttaaatttatctattaCCAAAAATCGCAACTTCTACAGAACAATTtggataaataaatatatgaataGAAATTCACAAaggtggaaaaatgttaaagtcaaaagttaaaaaatatcaaaagtaatCGTAGTAACATATGTAAACTATTTTATCCCCTATCTTTCTCTAAAAATAGAGttccaataataattatacatatacagcAGTGATTAGTTAACGTGACTGAAAACtacaatttgaaataaagtagATGAGAAAAATAGCTATTATAGATCGAAATAAAtgtatgaaaagaaaataaacacacTACATACTTTTCAACTTGCCCCTACTGTAGAAATGGAACAAATTCATGATTTTAtcctaattattaaaaaaaaagtgcgGTGTAACAGgttaactcaaaatttttcaaatggctTAGATTCAAACTCAAATATCTTACTACGAAAACAACAGCTTTTCTATgttataacaaataaatttagaaattggAAGGAGAGATTTGTTATgcttcatttgaaaaatttttttctctagttttcaaaaacattatagttttaaaatttgttataaaattaattcgccATGTTGTAATTGCTAACGGTTTTGAGGTAAGTAACTCCAAGCTATCGAGAACTCTTTGGAACATTCTAGAATATAGTCAAGACCAACGCAAACAATCGAAGATGAGGCttcacaaaaaatgtatttttggatGGAAGAGTTTATGAGATATATGAGCTTTAGATATTATTAGATTATATAagcaatggaaaaaaatacaaatcgGTGGCATACTAGGAGATTCATCGCCGAAATATGGCCTCGAATGGTTCAAAAACATTACAATCCTTCCAAATCTGCAGGAAAACGTCAAGATTCGTTGATGTTAAAGCctaaagaacatttttatcaaaattaatatttttgaggtgTTATTGTTTGATGGGTAGTATCATCCTGGAACATGttcggatttttttcaatattttgccTCGGTGGGTAAATATACCAATTTCGAAATGTCGCTTTTTTCCGATAATTTAGGGAAAAATGCTTCCGTTTGACGATTTTATTCAATGTTCCATGCAGGATCAATGCAATAAGATTATAACAGCTTGTTCAAGCGCTAAAAATGAGTTCGATGTGTATTAAATATACAGTGGGAAACGTCAAATTAATGTTGagcgatatttttttaagtgactAAATCAATACCACATTATCGATGTTATTCATAAAGCTTTTTTAATTGGCTGATGGTAAGTTGTTAAATCTACTATTTTCTCGAgacttttattttatcaacATGTTgttatctaataaaaataactaatttttaaaatgaatcctttttataacaataagatttgaaatacatttttataacacATTTTACCGTATGTGTCTTGTTCAGCATTTAGAAGCAGTGactaatataacttttttaatcaaGTTAGTTTCAGATGTACTGGgatgaagaaaaagttttctcaaaaaaagctatgagtttttaaattaagtggTCAATTAATCCGTCATTTATTCGtgtaaaaaatcttattacaCACACACGTCAAGAATATAACTTACAATTTCCTCGACTACTAAAACCAAACTAACAAGATTAAAACACGaacagaaaaaagaaattactgGTTGTTAGAAAATCCATAAACTAGTAATTTTCCCAACACCTACAAATCCAGAGAATTTGTAGATGTTGGAAGTCATTTTGATCTAGACGATAACCTGTTCCCAAAATGACTCCAATAAATTTGTTCGCGTTAACGACTGTTTGTTACTGTCGAATATCTACTTAGATGAA
The nucleotide sequence above comes from Euwallacea similis isolate ESF13 chromosome 16, ESF131.1, whole genome shotgun sequence. Encoded proteins:
- the Oli gene encoding class E basic helix-loop-helix protein 23, which produces MKSYECDSSSESEDTSHAISRSVTQPPQWLRGNSIGTNWGWQGMPGSSSGPSSSAAMEPTPNYSPFPGVNSQEEPHVPGRRTPLGTVSLGGFYFPGCQQSMTTAHGPPSDENNPDPECSLQNNGRSLESRSGNSGSNSKGKGRQGKSVRLNINARERRRMHDLNDALDELRAVIPYAHSPSVRKLSKIATLLLAKNYILMQANALEEMKRLIAYLQGSNAAAAGGAIVAPPGFDLQGFPAAAKFLQQQQALQSENIRRNEGNNGGPSGGV